In the genome of Fulvivirga maritima, one region contains:
- a CDS encoding DUF808 domain-containing protein — MASGFFALLDDVASLMDDVATMGKVAGKKTAGILGDDLAVNAEKASGFMSSRELPVLWAITKGSLLNKLIILPIAFLLSAFVPTAIIVILVIGGLYLAYEGAEKIYEFLVPHAHDHESVVAKNLTEEEVMAQEKAKVKSAIITDFILSVEIVIIALGEVSQEPLQIQIPVVSIIALVATIGVYGIVALIVRMDEMGLKLINLNEEDNSFSDKVGRLLVAALPKIIKGLSVVGTIALMLVSGGIFVHYLPFVHHLEETIAIPGIIFEFLAGLIIGAIVLLIVMGGKKLWTSIKK, encoded by the coding sequence ATGGCTTCAGGATTTTTTGCACTCTTAGATGATGTCGCCTCACTTATGGATGATGTGGCAACTATGGGCAAAGTGGCGGGTAAAAAGACCGCTGGTATTTTAGGTGATGACCTTGCTGTAAATGCAGAAAAGGCATCAGGATTTATGTCCTCAAGAGAACTGCCGGTACTTTGGGCCATTACCAAAGGCTCTTTACTTAATAAGTTAATCATTCTACCCATTGCGTTTTTGCTTAGTGCGTTCGTTCCTACAGCCATCATAGTTATACTGGTTATTGGTGGATTATACCTGGCATATGAAGGAGCCGAAAAAATATATGAATTCCTGGTTCCCCACGCCCATGATCATGAATCTGTAGTAGCTAAAAATCTTACAGAAGAAGAAGTTATGGCTCAGGAAAAAGCGAAAGTAAAATCTGCTATCATCACTGATTTTATTCTATCTGTGGAGATCGTAATTATCGCTTTGGGCGAAGTGTCTCAGGAGCCGTTGCAAATACAAATTCCAGTAGTATCTATCATAGCTTTGGTGGCCACTATTGGCGTATATGGAATAGTTGCTCTAATAGTGCGTATGGACGAAATGGGACTTAAACTCATCAATCTCAATGAAGAGGACAACTCATTTTCTGATAAAGTAGGGCGTTTATTGGTGGCTGCGCTACCTAAAATTATAAAAGGCCTTTCAGTAGTAGGTACTATTGCTCTTATGCTGGTTTCAGGTGGTATTTTCGTCCACTATTTACCTTTTGTTCATCACCTTGAAGAAACCATTGCTATTCCGGGAATAATCTTTGAATTTTTGGCCGGACTCATCATCGGAGCCATTGTGCTATTAATAGTTATGGGAGGCAAAAAGCTTTGGACCTCCATTAAGAAATAA
- a CDS encoding tRNA threonylcarbamoyladenosine dehydratase, with protein MSHWLERTELLIGTESLEKLKNANLLVVGLGGVGSYAAETLVRAGVGKITIIDGDEVDPTNKNRQLQALDSTVGKQKAHVLKDRFLDINPKLQVQVVDNFMEPEVMASFLKENQFDFALDCIDSFVPKMSMILTLRKMKCKFISSMGAGGKLDPSKIKVADISKTRECKFAQQLRKILKSKGVTKRVLCVYSEEIQMKDSLKLTDGSNYKKSFYGTISYMPAIFGMTMAAEVIKRLTK; from the coding sequence ATGAGTCATTGGTTAGAGCGTACGGAGTTATTAATAGGTACGGAATCATTAGAGAAATTAAAGAATGCCAATTTATTGGTAGTGGGATTAGGTGGCGTAGGTAGTTATGCTGCGGAAACACTGGTAAGAGCGGGTGTGGGTAAAATCACTATTATTGATGGTGATGAGGTAGACCCCACTAACAAAAACCGACAACTGCAAGCATTGGACTCCACTGTTGGCAAACAAAAAGCACATGTTTTGAAGGATCGATTTTTAGACATCAATCCGAAGTTACAAGTGCAGGTGGTAGATAACTTTATGGAGCCTGAGGTCATGGCTTCTTTTCTTAAAGAAAATCAATTTGATTTTGCTCTGGATTGTATAGATAGCTTTGTACCCAAAATGTCTATGATTTTAACCTTACGCAAGATGAAATGTAAGTTTATATCATCTATGGGAGCTGGCGGCAAACTAGATCCATCAAAAATAAAAGTAGCTGATATTAGCAAAACCAGAGAATGTAAATTTGCCCAGCAGCTTCGGAAAATACTCAAAAGCAAAGGAGTTACTAAAAGAGTATTATGTGTGTATTCAGAAGAAATTCAGATGAAAGATTCATTAAAGCTTACTGATGGCTCTAACTATAAAAAATCATTCTACGGCACCATTTCATATATGCCCGCAATCTTCGGTATGACCATGGCCGCCGAAGTAATTAAAAGGTTAACGAAATAG
- a CDS encoding iron-containing alcohol dehydrogenase, with the protein MSKLFIAGEVFHGAGSLSELKKIKGKRAFFVIGGGSMKRNGTLDKAIDFLKEAGIESMVFDGVEEDPSSATCLKGAEAMRSFEPDWIIGLGGCSAIDAAKTMWIFYEYPETNFDDLIKPFSVPVLRDKAKFIAIPSTSGTGTETTGLAVITDRDKGVKYPIVSYELTPDIAIVDGEICASMPAHVTSNTGLDALTHCVEAFVSNIDDNYADVLSKGGLEIVFDNLEEAVNNPDNIQARQNMHDASFMAGLAFNNAWLGIVHSLSHQVGALYGIPHGCSNAIFLPNVIRYNELATDKFPALAKVVGGNSAEDLAVSIEGLREKVGNISSIKEFGISKEDWDKNLDYITKNALADPCTSFNPRVPTLEELKAIYNACYEGVLYTEAGAEV; encoded by the coding sequence ATGAGCAAATTATTCATTGCAGGAGAGGTTTTTCATGGAGCAGGAAGCCTTTCTGAATTAAAAAAGATAAAGGGGAAAAGAGCATTTTTCGTTATTGGTGGCGGTTCTATGAAAAGGAATGGCACTTTAGACAAGGCTATTGACTTTTTAAAGGAAGCAGGAATTGAAAGTATGGTTTTCGATGGGGTAGAAGAAGATCCATCATCAGCTACTTGTTTAAAGGGTGCAGAAGCCATGCGTAGTTTTGAGCCAGATTGGATAATAGGTTTAGGAGGTTGTTCTGCTATAGATGCCGCTAAAACCATGTGGATTTTTTATGAATATCCGGAAACCAATTTTGATGATCTTATCAAACCTTTTAGTGTGCCTGTACTGAGAGATAAAGCTAAGTTTATAGCCATTCCTTCTACTAGTGGTACTGGTACAGAAACTACGGGTCTGGCAGTAATCACTGATAGAGATAAAGGAGTGAAATATCCTATTGTTTCTTATGAGCTTACTCCTGATATAGCCATTGTAGATGGTGAAATTTGTGCCTCCATGCCAGCTCACGTTACCTCTAATACAGGTCTAGATGCCCTTACTCATTGTGTTGAAGCATTTGTTTCTAATATTGATGATAATTATGCTGACGTATTGTCTAAAGGGGGGTTAGAAATAGTGTTTGATAACCTGGAAGAAGCGGTTAACAACCCTGATAATATTCAGGCTAGACAAAACATGCATGATGCATCTTTTATGGCCGGCTTAGCGTTTAACAATGCTTGGTTAGGAATAGTACATTCACTGTCACATCAGGTAGGTGCGTTATATGGAATTCCTCACGGTTGTTCTAATGCCATTTTCTTGCCTAACGTAATTAGATATAATGAGTTAGCTACTGATAAATTTCCTGCTTTGGCTAAGGTTGTAGGTGGTAATTCTGCTGAGGATCTGGCTGTTTCCATAGAAGGTTTGCGAGAGAAGGTAGGTAATATCTCTTCAATTAAAGAGTTTGGCATTTCTAAAGAAGACTGGGACAAAAATCTGGATTATATAACAAAAAATGCTTTAGCTGATCCTTGCACCAGCTTTAATCCTCGTGTTCCTACGCTCGAAGAGTTAAAGGCGATTTATAATGCTTGTTATGAAGGAGTACTTTATACAGAAGCAGGCGCAGAAGTTTAG
- a CDS encoding AraC family transcriptional regulator: MEVKRLLLEQLISKTDDHNLSFRIFDLSDDSLQAYLKPHKRDHFSLIFLTHGKLKVQIEDDVHVLKPGKVSVIFPNQIQFVKEYSSDVAGQVLLFDEVLFCSDILNNELSAYNVNLSARLRCVQLSDDDFDHIQEHTKAIERIYNKPSLIKKEQARFHIKILLLSIIETLHGEIPMLQHDADKHLYIDFKKALNTHYKEYRTVKHYADKLAVSTKKLNAVTKKHCGETAINAIHNRIITEIKRQMLYSDLSHKQIALDLGFSSPSALHKFVKAKLKESPTELQVKLEQMYNA; the protein is encoded by the coding sequence ATGGAGGTAAAGAGATTATTGTTAGAGCAGTTGATTAGTAAGACGGATGATCACAATTTGTCTTTTCGAATTTTTGATTTATCTGATGACAGTCTACAGGCATATCTAAAGCCACATAAAAGGGATCATTTCAGTTTGATCTTTCTTACTCACGGCAAACTCAAGGTACAGATAGAAGATGATGTTCATGTGCTCAAACCTGGTAAAGTTTCAGTGATATTCCCAAATCAAATCCAGTTTGTTAAAGAGTATAGCTCAGATGTAGCGGGTCAGGTTTTACTTTTTGATGAGGTACTTTTTTGTTCAGATATATTAAACAATGAGCTTAGCGCCTATAATGTAAATCTTTCTGCTAGGTTAAGGTGTGTGCAGTTGAGCGATGACGATTTTGATCATATACAGGAACATACCAAAGCTATTGAGCGGATTTATAATAAACCTAGCCTAATTAAAAAGGAACAAGCCCGTTTTCATATAAAAATACTCCTTTTAAGCATTATTGAGACGCTACATGGTGAAATTCCAATGTTACAGCATGATGCTGATAAGCATTTGTATATTGATTTTAAAAAAGCACTGAACACTCATTATAAAGAGTATAGAACGGTAAAACACTATGCTGATAAGCTAGCCGTAAGCACTAAGAAACTGAATGCTGTGACCAAGAAGCACTGTGGAGAAACCGCTATTAATGCCATTCATAATAGGATCATTACAGAGATAAAACGGCAGATGTTATATTCCGATTTGTCTCATAAGCAGATAGCACTAGACTTAGGCTTTAGTTCCCCTTCCGCTCTGCATAAATTTGTGAAAGCAAAATTAAAAGAGTCGCCTACCGAGCTGCAAGTAAAGCTGGAGCAAATGTATAACGCATAG
- a CDS encoding M13-type metalloendopeptidase translates to MEIAKDKYFENVLALRKEAFLYAVKYLNKAPNKDEWFTTPPTVTAYYNPSANEIVIPAGILQYPYFDVDADDAINYGGIGMVIGHEITHAFDDQGSQFDKDGNVKNWWTAEDYEEFKENSKMVIDRYSTYTVLDSVHVQGALTVGENMADNGGIAIAYEAFKMTDQGQDSTKIDGFTPDQRFFLSIARIWRVKTRDEFLRNYIKTNPHSPAMWRVNGPLMNFTPFYEAFNVQPGDKNYKPEEERIKIW, encoded by the coding sequence GTGGAAATAGCCAAAGATAAGTACTTTGAAAATGTATTGGCTTTGCGCAAAGAAGCCTTTTTGTACGCGGTGAAATATTTGAATAAAGCCCCAAACAAAGATGAATGGTTTACTACGCCGCCAACCGTTACAGCTTATTACAATCCTTCGGCTAATGAAATAGTGATTCCTGCCGGTATTCTTCAATATCCGTACTTTGATGTAGATGCTGATGATGCTATCAATTATGGCGGCATTGGTATGGTGATTGGCCATGAAATAACCCATGCTTTTGATGACCAGGGAAGCCAGTTTGATAAAGATGGAAATGTTAAAAATTGGTGGACAGCAGAAGATTATGAAGAGTTTAAAGAGAATAGTAAGATGGTGATAGATCGCTATAGCACGTACACCGTTTTAGATAGTGTACATGTGCAAGGTGCGCTCACTGTTGGAGAAAATATGGCCGATAATGGGGGAATAGCCATTGCCTATGAAGCTTTTAAGATGACAGACCAAGGTCAGGATTCTACTAAAATTGATGGTTTTACGCCTGATCAGCGCTTCTTCTTATCTATTGCCAGAATATGGAGAGTGAAAACAAGAGATGAGTTTCTGCGCAACTACATAAAAACAAACCCTCACTCACCAGCCATGTGGAGAGTAAATGGCCCTTTAATGAATTTCACACCATTCTATGAAGCCTTTAATGTTCAGCCTGGCGATAAAAACTACAAACCAGAAGAGGAGAGAATTAAGATTTGGTAG
- a CDS encoding TatD family hydrolase, translating to MEDSIFNSQRYLDFHTHSMRHVEDDNVMEIVSIHLGKDKEKRFFTIGMHPWWTEQPIGHRQKQELSQWLQNEHCLAMGEMGLDNLKGPEMSQQMDILRSQLEVAQELNKPVIIHCVRAYDQLIHIKKEFPNIEKWCVHGYGRHAILAQQLIDHGFYLSIMPTVKPERYDSLFKELPHSKLFLETDSMPNVSIKDVYSQLSKITGMDESDLCRQMNSNAKEFFSR from the coding sequence ATGGAGGATTCTATTTTTAATAGTCAACGGTATCTTGATTTTCATACGCATAGTATGCGGCACGTAGAGGATGATAATGTCATGGAGATTGTCTCTATTCATCTGGGTAAAGACAAGGAAAAGAGATTTTTCACCATAGGCATGCATCCTTGGTGGACTGAACAACCTATTGGCCACAGGCAAAAGCAAGAGCTTAGCCAATGGCTGCAAAATGAACATTGTCTGGCGATGGGAGAAATGGGATTAGATAACCTAAAGGGTCCTGAAATGTCTCAGCAAATGGATATTTTAAGAAGTCAGCTGGAGGTAGCACAGGAATTGAATAAGCCTGTTATCATTCATTGTGTAAGGGCCTATGATCAGCTCATTCATATAAAAAAGGAATTCCCTAATATTGAAAAATGGTGTGTTCATGGTTATGGCAGGCATGCTATTTTAGCTCAGCAACTAATAGATCACGGCTTTTATCTTTCTATAATGCCTACTGTTAAGCCAGAACGTTATGATAGTCTGTTTAAGGAATTACCTCACAGTAAATTGTTTTTAGAAACGGATAGCATGCCCAATGTATCTATAAAGGACGTATATTCGCAGTTATCAAAAATTACTGGTATGGATGAGTCTGATCTATGCCGGCAAATGAATAGTAACGCAAAGGAATTTTTTAGTAGATGA
- a CDS encoding sugar-binding domain-containing protein yields MNKNLYFAALLLILSLACTKHNRDYQRPRIDLSGTWQFALDTASKGEENHWFLSDLQDSLQLPGTTDTNKKGFVNNDTTTMHLNRKYKYEGAAWYRKEVTIPESFKDQYLELILERSKTSKVWVDSTYIGQSGLLQSAQKFDVSQALTPGKHTISVMVNNDVSLTPYGNVHIYSDDTQTNWNGILGEMYIEASAKTRISGIKVYPDLANQQIEVHLSLDNQLKWDSVDIHLMVERSDSTSSPLEPVTSHVKADNEIVLSYKLGEAMALWDEYKQPLYQLTAMLTHGEVRDAASVSFGMRNFTTQGTQFAINGRKTFLRGKHEAAVFPKTGFPPMDVDSWRRVYQIAKEYGINHYRFHTYCPPEAAFIAADMEGIYLQAELPFWGGMEADSIAEAQRIEGKAMLDAYANHPSFVMFSPGNEIWSGHDRVEAYIKELKAYDDRPLYTMGSNNSIGYSPPREVSEFFVAARTPYAHDSVLTHTRLTHAFADSRDGGILNTQTPATDVHFDYAVKSISVPIVSHEIGQYQIYPNYNEINKYDGVLEARNLQVFQQRLKKAGMGEMDSIFQKASGAWSALCYKAEMEAAIGTEGFAGFQLLDLQDFPGQGTALVGILDAFMDSKEVISAEKWKASCNDVVILMEMPKYCYTNQESFDAKVKVANFSNRDLADKLTWTIATDNDNIVKNGTFDSANIPNEGITDLGNISVDLASVKSPKKLDVTLKLEGTGYKHTYSIWVYPTPKKLSPQEDILVSKALDASTSAALQSGKKVLLFPKVDENKSFAGHFPPEFWNYGMFKGISEWAKKPVSPGTLGLLMDPEHPIFNKFPTDFHTNWQWFSIIKGSRSLILDSTSNDYLPTVRVIDNLERNHKLGLIFEFKVGEGKLLICMSDLPALKDKPEAAQLYKSIISYMESAEFNPDYEVDDVMLKSLL; encoded by the coding sequence ATGAATAAAAACCTCTACTTCGCTGCCTTATTGTTAATTCTGAGTTTGGCGTGCACCAAACATAATCGGGATTATCAAAGGCCTCGTATTGATCTTTCTGGTACCTGGCAATTTGCCTTAGATACCGCATCGAAAGGAGAAGAAAACCATTGGTTCCTTTCAGATTTACAAGATTCATTACAACTGCCTGGCACTACTGACACTAATAAAAAAGGCTTCGTTAATAATGATACCACTACCATGCACCTCAATAGGAAATATAAATACGAGGGAGCAGCATGGTATAGAAAGGAAGTGACTATACCTGAAAGCTTTAAAGACCAATACCTGGAACTGATACTGGAACGCTCCAAAACCTCAAAAGTATGGGTTGATAGCACTTACATTGGCCAATCGGGTCTATTGCAATCTGCGCAAAAATTTGATGTATCGCAGGCGCTAACTCCCGGAAAGCACACCATTTCGGTAATGGTGAATAATGACGTATCATTGACACCTTACGGCAATGTTCATATCTACTCTGATGACACCCAAACTAACTGGAATGGAATTTTGGGTGAAATGTATATTGAGGCTTCCGCCAAAACCAGAATATCAGGCATTAAAGTGTATCCTGATCTTGCTAACCAACAAATTGAAGTGCACCTGAGTCTTGATAATCAGTTGAAATGGGATTCTGTTGATATTCACCTAATGGTTGAGCGCAGTGATTCAACATCTAGTCCATTGGAGCCTGTTACAAGCCATGTTAAAGCTGATAATGAGATAGTTTTAAGCTATAAACTTGGTGAGGCCATGGCTTTGTGGGATGAGTATAAACAACCTTTATATCAGCTAACAGCTATGCTTACTCATGGTGAAGTGAGAGATGCTGCTTCTGTAAGTTTCGGTATGCGAAATTTCACCACCCAAGGTACTCAATTCGCCATAAATGGAAGAAAAACTTTTTTGCGTGGTAAACATGAGGCTGCTGTATTTCCTAAAACCGGCTTCCCTCCAATGGATGTAGATTCCTGGAGAAGGGTGTATCAGATCGCTAAGGAATACGGTATTAATCATTACCGTTTCCATACTTACTGTCCTCCAGAAGCAGCATTTATCGCAGCTGATATGGAAGGAATATACCTGCAGGCTGAGCTCCCTTTCTGGGGCGGCATGGAAGCCGACAGCATAGCTGAAGCTCAGCGCATAGAAGGCAAAGCCATGCTCGATGCTTATGCTAATCACCCCTCATTTGTCATGTTTTCTCCTGGTAATGAGATTTGGAGTGGCCATGATCGCGTGGAAGCCTATATTAAAGAGTTAAAAGCTTATGATGATCGTCCGCTTTATACCATGGGTAGCAATAATAGCATAGGCTACTCTCCACCAAGAGAGGTGTCAGAGTTTTTTGTGGCAGCACGAACTCCTTATGCTCATGATTCGGTGCTTACTCACACCAGGCTAACCCATGCTTTTGCAGACTCACGAGATGGTGGAATTCTCAACACGCAAACACCTGCTACAGACGTGCACTTTGATTATGCAGTAAAATCAATCTCAGTTCCTATTGTAAGTCATGAAATAGGCCAGTATCAGATCTACCCAAATTATAATGAGATTAACAAGTATGATGGCGTACTTGAAGCGCGTAACCTACAAGTATTTCAACAAAGATTGAAAAAGGCTGGCATGGGAGAAATGGATAGTATCTTTCAAAAGGCCTCTGGTGCCTGGTCGGCGCTATGCTATAAAGCAGAAATGGAAGCTGCCATTGGCACAGAAGGATTCGCTGGTTTTCAGCTTTTAGACTTACAGGACTTTCCCGGGCAGGGCACGGCTTTGGTGGGTATATTAGATGCCTTTATGGATAGCAAGGAGGTAATAAGCGCAGAAAAATGGAAAGCATCATGTAATGATGTAGTGATCCTAATGGAGATGCCAAAATACTGTTATACTAACCAGGAAAGCTTTGATGCAAAAGTTAAGGTAGCGAATTTTTCTAATAGAGATTTAGCTGATAAGTTAACCTGGACTATAGCCACAGATAACGACAATATTGTGAAAAACGGGACATTTGATTCAGCCAATATACCTAATGAAGGCATCACTGACCTCGGTAACATTTCCGTGGATCTGGCTTCAGTAAAGTCCCCAAAAAAGTTAGATGTTACCTTAAAGCTAGAAGGTACAGGCTATAAGCATACCTATTCTATCTGGGTCTATCCTACTCCTAAAAAACTATCACCACAAGAAGATATTCTGGTAAGCAAAGCTTTAGATGCAAGCACATCTGCCGCCTTGCAATCAGGCAAAAAAGTATTGTTATTTCCCAAAGTTGATGAGAATAAAAGCTTTGCAGGGCATTTTCCTCCGGAATTTTGGAATTATGGTATGTTCAAAGGAATCAGTGAATGGGCCAAAAAGCCTGTATCTCCTGGCACACTGGGGCTTTTAATGGATCCTGAGCACCCTATTTTCAATAAATTTCCTACTGACTTTCATACTAACTGGCAATGGTTTTCTATTATAAAGGGTAGCAGATCATTGATTTTAGACAGTACGTCCAATGATTATTTGCCTACCGTTCGGGTAATAGATAACCTGGAAAGGAATCATAAACTGGGGCTCATTTTTGAATTCAAAGTGGGTGAAGGTAAGCTTTTGATCTGCATGTCTGATTTACCTGCCTTAAAAGACAAACCAGAAGCGGCTCAGCTATACAAATCCATTATAAGTTATATGGAATCAGCAGAATTTAACCCTGACTATGAAGTGGATGATGTGATGCTGAAATCACTACTATGA